The Catenuloplanes niger genome includes a window with the following:
- a CDS encoding MFS transporter: MGLPLLVLLCTAHFMDAIDLSDVTVALPAIQADLGLGAGALGWVVAAYLLGYGGFLLLGGRVADVWGARRVLLVATAVFLAAGAVGTFAPDGATLIAARLVKGVAAAFLAPASLALISTRWPEGPARGKALGAYATAGAAGFVGGLVLGGAVTEVSWRLAMALPLPFAVAVLLLAPRLIPRGGPVTREPLDLTGAVLATGGFSALVLALTTGPQLGWAGPVTLVTAVAAVLALVGFVLRERHAPAPLLPLDYLAGRTAAGSALAIACLWAAYSGFAFLATLAFQNVLGWSPLQAALAFAPIGLVNGVLAPQAGKLASRIGVRPMVVGGMVLLTLSYALFFRLEPGAGFVSVVLPVMAVNGVGIAATFAPLNMAALGAAPAGRQGLAASVLGAAQQIGGAVGLAAVTAGVHGAGLTGYTFATALIVAVSAAGVLCALVLRTR, from the coding sequence GTGGGACTGCCACTGCTCGTCCTGCTGTGCACCGCGCACTTCATGGATGCGATCGACCTGTCCGACGTCACGGTGGCACTGCCCGCGATCCAGGCGGATCTCGGGCTCGGCGCCGGCGCGCTCGGCTGGGTGGTCGCCGCCTACCTGCTCGGGTACGGAGGATTCCTGCTCCTCGGCGGCCGGGTGGCCGACGTCTGGGGCGCCCGGCGGGTCCTCCTGGTGGCCACCGCGGTGTTCCTGGCCGCCGGGGCCGTCGGGACGTTCGCCCCGGACGGCGCCACCCTGATCGCGGCCCGGCTGGTCAAGGGGGTGGCCGCCGCCTTCCTGGCGCCCGCCTCGCTGGCGCTGATCTCGACCCGCTGGCCGGAGGGCCCGGCCCGGGGCAAGGCGCTGGGGGCGTACGCGACCGCGGGCGCAGCCGGTTTTGTGGGCGGGCTGGTGCTCGGCGGCGCGGTGACCGAGGTGTCGTGGCGGCTGGCCATGGCGCTGCCGCTGCCCTTCGCGGTGGCCGTGCTCCTGCTGGCGCCGCGCCTGATCCCGCGCGGTGGCCCGGTCACCCGTGAGCCCCTGGACCTGACCGGGGCCGTCCTCGCCACCGGCGGCTTCTCCGCCCTGGTGCTGGCGCTGACCACCGGGCCGCAGCTCGGCTGGGCCGGCCCGGTGACGCTCGTCACGGCCGTCGCCGCCGTGCTGGCCCTGGTCGGATTCGTGCTGCGGGAGCGGCACGCCCCGGCGCCGCTGCTGCCGCTCGACTACCTGGCCGGCCGGACCGCCGCCGGCAGCGCCCTGGCGATCGCCTGCCTGTGGGCGGCCTACAGCGGCTTCGCCTTCCTGGCCACGCTGGCCTTCCAGAACGTGCTGGGCTGGTCGCCGCTGCAGGCGGCGCTCGCCTTCGCGCCGATCGGGCTGGTCAACGGTGTGCTGGCCCCGCAGGCCGGCAAGCTGGCGAGCCGGATCGGCGTGCGCCCGATGGTGGTCGGCGGCATGGTGCTGCTCACGCTGTCGTACGCGCTCTTCTTCCGGCTCGAGCCCGGGGCCGGTTTCGTCTCGGTCGTCCTGCCGGTGATGGCGGTCAACGGAGTCGGCATCGCCGCCACGTTCGCCCCGCTCAACATGGCCGCCCTGGGCGCGGCCCCGGCCGGTCGGCAGGGACTGGCCGCGTCCGTGCTGGGAGCGGCCCAGCAGATCGGCGGCGCCGTCGGCCTGGCCGCGGTCACCGCCGGCGTGCACGGCGCCGGGCTCACCGGCTACACGTTCGCCACCGCGCTGATCGTGGCCGTCTCGGCCGCCGGGGTGCTCTGCGCCCTCGTCCTTCGTACCCGATGA
- a CDS encoding helix-turn-helix transcriptional regulator, with the protein MQPELGEFLRAQRAALTPEQTGLPSHGLRRVHGLRREEVAVLTGVSVDYYTRLEQGREKNPSIQIIEALATGLGLDPDARAHAFRLAGLLPPATGSAPRPRADPELARLLTAWPTTPAFVLSDALDVLARNPLAAALYRGFEKHDNLLRMTFLDPEGRRFYTDWQRAAEAAVGNLREASGRNPGDRRIAELVTELSEQSEDFREIWGRQRVRSKRHEPKVFSHPDVGELALTYFAFDVRGARAQQLIVYAAEPGTPSADNLALLSTLVDRPRIQT; encoded by the coding sequence ATGCAACCGGAACTGGGTGAATTCCTGCGGGCCCAACGCGCCGCGCTGACCCCGGAACAGACCGGGCTGCCCTCGCACGGGCTGCGCCGGGTCCACGGACTGCGCCGGGAAGAGGTGGCCGTGCTCACCGGGGTGAGCGTCGACTACTACACGCGCCTGGAACAGGGCCGCGAGAAGAACCCCTCGATCCAGATCATCGAGGCGCTGGCGACCGGGCTCGGCCTCGACCCGGACGCCCGGGCGCATGCGTTCCGGCTCGCCGGTCTCCTGCCCCCGGCCACCGGCAGCGCCCCGCGCCCGCGGGCCGATCCGGAACTGGCGCGGCTGCTGACGGCATGGCCCACGACGCCCGCGTTCGTCCTCTCCGACGCGCTCGACGTGCTGGCCCGCAACCCGCTGGCGGCCGCGCTCTACCGCGGTTTCGAGAAGCACGACAATCTGCTGCGGATGACCTTCCTCGACCCGGAGGGCCGGCGCTTCTACACCGACTGGCAGCGGGCCGCCGAGGCGGCCGTGGGCAACCTGCGCGAGGCGAGCGGCCGGAACCCCGGGGACCGCCGGATCGCCGAGCTGGTGACCGAGCTGAGCGAGCAGAGCGAGGATTTCCGGGAGATCTGGGGACGACAACGGGTCCGCTCCAAACGCCATGAGCCGAAGGTCTTCTCCCACCCCGATGTGGGTGAGCTCGCCCTGACCTACTTCGCCTTCGACGTACGCGGCGCCCGGGCCCAGCAGCTGATCGTCTACGCGGCCGAGCCCGGCACGCCCAGCGCCGACAACCTGGCCCTGCTGAGCACGCTCGTGGATCGACCCCGGATCCAGACCTGA
- a CDS encoding NB-ARC domain-containing protein yields MSSWTDDGARSPGRPGPAVPRQIPAGPAGFTGRTGELGALDALTARPDGPAVVVLTGVGGVGKSALALHWARTASVRFPDGQLYAQLGAFGPAGPADPSDVAAAALRSLGLPEDRIPARAAERAALFRTVTVDLRLLLVLDDALSAAQIRPLLPATAGSAVVVTARWRLGALALDGARFLPVEPLPEDAAAELLRHRVGAARLDTDREATRALLRHCAGLPVALAVSAARLASRPRWPVRRMVDELNQDGVALTDEMSLTTVFDLSYRELDEPVARAYRALGAHAGAECGVPVIAAMLDVTPAEAAALLDQLVEASLVAEAGPDGDRFRPHDLVRRHARRAASADPEWNALLRRAAEWYRDGAAVAGRLLTPYRNRPVPERRPHIPDRPAALAWFDVERPNLVATVLAAAEPFPLLAWQIADECWPMFHLRRHHTDRQVVDRVAADCARRLGDPAGEAEMIKRLAWSLYDTERFDEAEPLFTRAMALADGAGDRAGVGGAHAGLGTVALARARFDEAREHSAAQHRIFTELGDVRSATLGLLRLGMVANEADRPAEAVTYLRQTVTLLSGLGVDPYNEALARVELGRALGGLGDHDSADRELTRALSDMDRLGSERGRAQALHRRGEVHLATSRHADARRDLTAAEDAYTRLADTEADQVRRLLDDLP; encoded by the coding sequence ATGAGCTCATGGACCGATGACGGTGCCCGGAGCCCGGGCCGGCCCGGGCCGGCGGTCCCGCGCCAGATACCGGCTGGGCCGGCCGGATTCACCGGCCGCACCGGCGAGCTCGGTGCGCTGGACGCCCTCACCGCGCGACCCGACGGCCCGGCGGTCGTCGTGCTCACCGGCGTCGGCGGGGTCGGCAAGAGCGCGCTCGCGCTTCACTGGGCTCGCACCGCGTCCGTCCGGTTCCCCGACGGTCAGCTCTACGCTCAGCTCGGCGCGTTCGGTCCGGCCGGCCCGGCCGATCCCTCGGACGTCGCGGCGGCGGCGCTGCGATCACTCGGCCTGCCGGAGGACCGGATCCCGGCGCGGGCGGCGGAACGCGCGGCGCTGTTCCGGACCGTAACCGTCGATCTCCGCCTCCTGCTGGTGCTGGACGACGCGCTCTCCGCGGCACAGATCCGTCCGCTGCTGCCGGCCACCGCCGGCAGCGCCGTGGTCGTCACCGCACGGTGGCGACTCGGCGCGCTGGCCCTTGACGGCGCCCGCTTCCTACCGGTCGAGCCGCTGCCCGAGGACGCCGCGGCCGAGCTGCTCCGGCACCGGGTCGGCGCCGCGCGGCTCGACACCGACCGGGAGGCGACCCGCGCGCTGCTGCGCCACTGCGCGGGGCTCCCGGTCGCCCTGGCGGTGTCCGCGGCCCGGCTCGCGAGCCGCCCCCGATGGCCCGTACGAAGAATGGTGGACGAGTTGAACCAGGACGGCGTTGCCCTGACCGACGAGATGTCCCTGACCACGGTCTTCGACCTCTCCTACCGGGAGCTGGACGAGCCCGTCGCCCGCGCCTACCGGGCGCTCGGCGCACATGCCGGCGCGGAGTGCGGCGTGCCGGTCATCGCGGCGATGCTGGACGTCACCCCCGCCGAGGCGGCGGCCCTGCTCGACCAGCTGGTGGAGGCGAGCCTGGTGGCGGAGGCCGGCCCGGACGGCGACCGGTTCCGGCCGCACGACCTGGTGCGCCGGCACGCGCGGCGGGCCGCGAGCGCGGACCCGGAGTGGAACGCGCTGCTGCGGCGGGCCGCCGAGTGGTACCGGGACGGCGCGGCGGTCGCGGGGCGGCTGCTCACGCCGTACCGCAATCGGCCGGTACCGGAACGGCGACCGCACATTCCGGACCGGCCGGCCGCCCTGGCCTGGTTCGACGTGGAACGACCCAACCTGGTCGCGACCGTGCTCGCCGCCGCCGAGCCGTTCCCACTGCTCGCCTGGCAGATCGCGGACGAATGCTGGCCGATGTTCCACCTGCGCCGCCATCACACGGACCGGCAGGTCGTCGACCGGGTGGCGGCCGACTGCGCTCGCCGGCTGGGCGACCCGGCCGGCGAGGCAGAGATGATCAAGCGCCTGGCCTGGTCCCTGTACGACACGGAGCGGTTCGACGAGGCGGAGCCCTTGTTCACCCGGGCGATGGCGCTGGCCGACGGCGCGGGCGACCGGGCCGGGGTGGGCGGCGCACACGCGGGGCTCGGCACCGTAGCGCTGGCACGCGCCCGGTTCGACGAGGCACGCGAGCACTCCGCCGCGCAGCACCGTATCTTCACCGAGCTGGGCGACGTACGGTCGGCCACGCTCGGCCTGCTGCGGCTCGGCATGGTGGCGAACGAGGCCGATCGCCCGGCGGAGGCGGTCACCTATCTGCGGCAGACGGTCACGCTGCTGTCCGGGCTCGGTGTGGACCCGTACAACGAGGCCCTCGCGCGAGTCGAGCTGGGACGCGCCCTCGGCGGCCTGGGTGATCATGACAGCGCCGACCGTGAGCTGACCCGGGCACTGTCCGACATGGACCGGCTCGGCTCGGAACGCGGCCGGGCGCAGGCGCTGCACCGACGTGGTGAGGTGCACCTCGCCACATCCCGGCACGCCGACGCGCGCCGGGACCTGACCGCGGCCGAGGATGCCTACACCCGCCTGGCCGACACCGAGGCCGATCAGGTCAGGCGGCTGCTCGACGACCTGCCCTGA
- a CDS encoding tetratricopeptide repeat protein, which translates to MPDLRSPDSWLPAEVAAALVTHGRLADAYRYAERGDWHCARDVAAALVADGRVAQARELLRPIAARGHWAAVETLTGLLGPDEAITLLRGRSGPFVAPLLASLLAAAGRTDEVVALLGPHVADSGCAHALVALTAGTGRDEEVAALLRARLDAPPSHADPCELARRDVERLLATVLDRRGFVDEAVALLDRHPHHLDQLAGILARHDREGPLRALAAGPGGDRAACRLAHWLERHARPDEAAGVLRPFADEGSSHAGTALAALLARHGRVDEAIEVLRPFPTTTAEPEGIIDQLCDLLTSQGRVDEALALLDDTAADDGGPPPGVDEKRAEILARAGRAEQAIAELRARAELRHGAVAAVLASLLTGAGRVDEAVAVLRAAHPSPWTTTDLAVALIRQGRAAEGVALFHAGTAARQAAKHRADTAFWRDFAAGR; encoded by the coding sequence GTGCCGGACCTCCGGTCGCCGGACAGCTGGCTTCCGGCCGAGGTCGCGGCGGCGCTGGTCACCCACGGCCGGCTGGCCGACGCCTACCGGTACGCCGAGCGAGGCGACTGGCACTGCGCCCGCGACGTCGCGGCGGCGCTGGTCGCCGACGGCCGGGTGGCGCAGGCGCGGGAGCTGCTGCGGCCGATCGCCGCGCGCGGGCACTGGGCCGCCGTGGAGACGCTCACCGGCCTGCTCGGCCCGGACGAGGCGATCACGCTGCTCCGCGGCCGGTCCGGACCGTTCGTGGCGCCGCTGCTCGCGTCGCTGCTGGCCGCCGCCGGGCGTACGGACGAGGTCGTCGCGCTCCTCGGCCCGCACGTCGCGGACTCCGGCTGCGCGCACGCGCTGGTCGCGCTGACCGCCGGCACGGGCCGGGACGAGGAGGTCGCGGCGCTGCTGCGGGCGCGGCTCGACGCCCCGCCGTCGCACGCCGATCCGTGCGAGCTCGCCCGGCGGGACGTCGAGCGGCTGCTCGCCACGGTCCTGGACCGCCGCGGCTTCGTCGACGAGGCGGTGGCTCTGCTGGACCGGCACCCGCACCACCTCGACCAGCTCGCCGGCATCCTGGCCCGGCACGACCGGGAGGGGCCGCTCCGCGCGCTCGCCGCCGGCCCCGGCGGGGACCGCGCCGCGTGCCGCCTGGCCCACTGGCTCGAGCGCCACGCCCGCCCGGACGAGGCGGCCGGCGTGCTGCGACCGTTCGCCGACGAGGGGTCCTCGCACGCCGGTACGGCACTGGCCGCGCTGCTGGCCCGGCACGGCCGCGTGGACGAGGCCATCGAGGTGCTGCGCCCGTTCCCCACCACGACGGCCGAGCCCGAAGGGATCATCGACCAGCTCTGCGACCTGCTGACCTCACAGGGCCGCGTCGACGAGGCGCTGGCCCTCCTCGACGACACCGCGGCCGACGACGGCGGCCCGCCGCCCGGGGTGGACGAGAAACGGGCGGAGATCCTCGCCCGGGCCGGCCGGGCCGAGCAGGCGATCGCCGAGCTCCGCGCCCGCGCGGAGCTCCGCCACGGTGCCGTGGCCGCCGTCCTCGCGTCCCTGCTCACCGGCGCGGGCCGGGTGGACGAGGCGGTCGCGGTGCTGCGTGCCGCCCACCCCTCCCCCTGGACCACGACCGACCTGGCGGTCGCGCTCATCCGGCAGGGCCGCGCGGCGGAGGGGGTGGCCCTGTTCCACGCCGGCACCGCCGCCCGCCAGGCGGCGAAGCACCGGGCGGACACCGCCTTCTGGCGCGACTTCGCCGCGGGCCGATGA
- a CDS encoding right-handed parallel beta-helix repeat-containing protein: MKRKHLSSAAVVAVAVVAAGALAGPVEAAETTLFVAPGGSDSNAGTQQAPLATIQKAVSLVVAGGTIAVRGGTYALTTNIQITKSGTASAPITLTAYAGEKVVIDGEALPYTPGAVGSTIPAVQRGAVHMEASHWRISGLEIIRGPYGVYCANCNNNTFDRLVTRDNYETGFQLQNNSANNQIINLDSYHNRDPRKNGESADGLGIKEGGGSGNVVRGARLWNNVDDGFDAWAFTSPITVQDSIAYGNGYNRWSIPNFSGDGNGFKMGGSGGTGPAAAHSVTNSMAFGNAAHGFTDNGNTGSLVFHRNTAYQNAKTGFDVDGGSTSRLTANLAVGNKTAVALGSSTGSGNSWNIGGSWPLASTDQATITGPRNTDGSIRSSNFLVPANGQAVGAKI, from the coding sequence ATGAAACGGAAGCATCTGTCGTCCGCGGCGGTGGTCGCGGTCGCCGTCGTCGCCGCCGGTGCCCTCGCCGGACCGGTGGAAGCCGCGGAGACGACGCTGTTCGTCGCGCCCGGCGGCAGCGACAGCAACGCCGGTACCCAGCAGGCGCCGCTCGCGACCATTCAGAAGGCCGTGAGCCTGGTCGTGGCCGGCGGGACCATCGCGGTGCGCGGCGGCACCTACGCGCTGACCACGAACATCCAGATCACCAAGAGCGGCACCGCCTCCGCGCCGATCACGCTCACGGCGTACGCCGGGGAGAAGGTCGTCATCGACGGCGAGGCGCTGCCGTACACCCCGGGTGCCGTCGGGTCGACGATCCCGGCGGTCCAGCGCGGTGCCGTGCACATGGAGGCGTCCCACTGGCGGATCTCGGGACTGGAGATCATTCGTGGCCCCTACGGTGTGTACTGCGCCAACTGCAACAACAACACGTTCGACCGGCTGGTCACGCGCGACAACTACGAGACCGGGTTCCAGCTGCAGAACAACTCGGCCAACAACCAGATCATCAACCTCGACAGCTACCACAACCGGGACCCGCGCAAGAACGGCGAGAGCGCCGACGGGCTCGGCATCAAGGAAGGCGGCGGCTCCGGCAACGTGGTTCGCGGCGCGCGGCTGTGGAACAACGTCGACGACGGCTTCGACGCCTGGGCGTTCACCTCACCGATCACGGTCCAGGACAGCATCGCCTACGGCAACGGCTACAACCGCTGGAGCATCCCGAACTTCTCCGGCGACGGCAACGGCTTCAAGATGGGCGGCAGCGGCGGCACCGGGCCCGCGGCCGCGCACAGCGTCACCAACAGCATGGCGTTCGGCAACGCGGCCCACGGCTTCACCGACAACGGCAACACCGGCTCGCTGGTGTTCCACCGGAACACCGCCTACCAGAACGCCAAGACCGGCTTCGACGTCGACGGCGGCTCCACCTCGAGGCTGACCGCCAACCTCGCCGTCGGCAACAAGACGGCGGTCGCGCTCGGCTCGTCGACCGGCTCCGGCAACTCGTGGAACATCGGCGGCTCGTGGCCGCTGGCCAGCACCGACCAGGCCACGATCACCGGGCCCCGCAACACCGACGGCTCCATCCGCTCCTCGAACTTCCTGGTCCCGGCCAACGGTCAGGCGGTCGGAGCGAAGATCTGA
- a CDS encoding SIMPL domain-containing protein, whose protein sequence is MRNFRAALPVRVVLATLVVLPLSLFGGRPAAAASDPAASQAREGVVVSGTGEVFGEPDLLVATFAAEAGAPTVSEAMDGAGAGITRMRDALVRAGVARADLQTSDVTLRARENEDKKITGYTAHQGLTATVRDVPRAGTIMSATIAAGGDAARLHGVTFAIENRSALLVRAREKAFADARGKAELYARQAGRSLGRVVRVSEESSGYHGGSADYSLSADAAVPVEPGRQPVSVTVVVEWAFPPATGTLR, encoded by the coding sequence ATGAGGAATTTCCGCGCCGCGTTGCCGGTACGCGTCGTCCTGGCCACGCTCGTCGTGCTTCCGCTGTCGTTGTTCGGTGGCCGTCCGGCGGCCGCCGCGTCGGATCCGGCCGCAAGCCAGGCCCGGGAGGGCGTCGTGGTCAGCGGGACGGGCGAGGTGTTCGGCGAGCCGGACCTGCTCGTCGCGACCTTCGCGGCCGAGGCCGGCGCGCCCACGGTCAGCGAGGCCATGGACGGCGCCGGCGCGGGGATCACCCGGATGCGCGACGCGCTGGTCCGCGCCGGCGTCGCCCGGGCCGACCTGCAGACCTCGGACGTCACGCTCCGAGCGCGGGAGAACGAGGACAAGAAGATCACCGGCTACACCGCGCACCAGGGCCTGACCGCGACGGTACGGGACGTGCCGCGGGCCGGGACGATCATGTCCGCCACGATCGCGGCCGGCGGTGACGCGGCGCGGCTGCACGGCGTGACGTTCGCGATCGAGAACCGGTCCGCGCTGCTCGTCCGGGCCCGGGAGAAGGCGTTCGCCGACGCCCGCGGAAAGGCCGAGCTGTATGCCCGGCAGGCGGGCCGGTCGCTCGGCCGGGTGGTCCGGGTGAGCGAGGAGAGCTCCGGCTACCACGGCGGGTCCGCCGACTACAGCCTCTCGGCGGACGCGGCGGTGCCGGTCGAACCGGGCCGCCAGCCGGTGTCGGTGACCGTCGTCGTGGAGTGGGCCTTCCCACCGGCCACCGGCACCCTGCGGTAA
- a CDS encoding MsnO8 family LLM class oxidoreductase codes for MVIHSEPRLSLLDRSRTRTGESEPASLRGTVARAASAERLGYDRFWVAEHHGVPGIAGAAPAVLLTAVAGATTTIRIGSAGVMLPHHQPLVVAEQFATLSAFAPGRVDLGLGRSPGFTAPVRRALRQTESDFAADLAELRRFLTGTAEIGLHPRPEGAVPLYALATGSGLRIAAELGLPVIVGGPLLGVGGDPAPGLAALDDYRRSFRPSAQQPVPWVAISLDVLVADTAAEAADLLLPEAWAMARSRTTGVFPPLEPVHVVRSATRTARQQQYLEQTAAAAITGTPAQVESRLTALLDRTGAAELVTSASTFDRDALAASDAALAALFRRA; via the coding sequence ATGGTGATCCACTCCGAACCGCGCCTCTCGCTGCTCGATCGCTCCCGTACCCGGACCGGTGAGTCGGAGCCGGCCTCGCTCAGGGGCACGGTGGCCCGGGCGGCGAGCGCCGAACGGCTCGGGTACGACCGGTTCTGGGTCGCCGAGCACCACGGCGTACCGGGGATCGCGGGCGCGGCCCCGGCGGTGCTCCTGACCGCGGTCGCGGGGGCGACCACGACCATCCGGATCGGCTCGGCCGGGGTGATGCTGCCGCACCACCAGCCGCTGGTCGTCGCGGAGCAGTTCGCCACGCTGTCGGCGTTCGCGCCGGGCCGGGTCGACCTGGGGCTCGGCCGCTCGCCGGGATTCACCGCGCCGGTACGCCGGGCGCTGCGGCAGACCGAGAGCGACTTCGCCGCGGACCTCGCCGAGCTACGGCGGTTCCTGACCGGAACGGCGGAGATCGGCCTGCACCCGCGGCCGGAGGGCGCCGTCCCGCTGTACGCACTGGCCACCGGGAGCGGCCTGCGGATCGCGGCCGAACTGGGGCTGCCGGTCATCGTGGGCGGCCCGCTGCTCGGCGTCGGCGGCGACCCGGCACCCGGACTGGCCGCGCTGGACGACTACCGGCGGTCGTTCCGGCCCTCCGCGCAGCAGCCGGTGCCGTGGGTGGCCATCAGCCTGGACGTGCTGGTCGCCGACACCGCCGCGGAGGCCGCCGACCTGCTGCTGCCGGAGGCGTGGGCGATGGCCCGAAGCCGTACCACCGGGGTGTTCCCGCCGCTGGAACCGGTGCACGTGGTCCGCTCCGCCACCCGTACCGCACGCCAGCAGCAGTACCTCGAGCAGACCGCCGCGGCCGCGATCACCGGCACGCCCGCGCAGGTGGAGAGCCGCCTCACCGCGCTGCTCGACCGCACCGGCGCCGCCGAACTGGTCACCTCCGCCAGCACCTTCGACCGCGACGCCCTCGCCGCCTCCGACGCCGCGCTGGCCGCCCTCTTCCGCCGGGCGTGA
- a CDS encoding SDR family NAD(P)-dependent oxidoreductase has translation MPADQEFDGRVAIVTGAAGGLGRATVSLLLERGARVVAHDLDPAVRELEEAGPGLVTAVVGDVTDETTADHAVTVALERYGRLDVLVGNAGRTLNKPVGETTVADWDRIMTINVRGNFVFSRAAYRQMTAEGAGAIVLVASYTATVALPEGSAYSASKGALAQLMKVLAIEGAPAGVRANAVAPGVIDTGFLNDIRPDGQEYLRTFGDFHPLGRIAQPAEVAEAILFLASDRASFITGALLPVDGGVTAR, from the coding sequence ATGCCTGCTGATCAGGAGTTCGACGGCCGCGTGGCCATCGTGACCGGTGCCGCCGGTGGGCTCGGCCGCGCGACGGTGAGCCTGTTGCTGGAGCGCGGCGCGCGGGTGGTCGCCCACGACCTGGACCCGGCCGTGCGCGAGCTGGAGGAGGCCGGGCCCGGGCTGGTCACGGCGGTGGTCGGTGACGTCACCGACGAGACGACGGCCGATCACGCCGTCACGGTCGCGCTGGAGCGGTACGGCCGGCTCGACGTCCTGGTCGGCAACGCCGGCCGTACGCTCAACAAGCCCGTCGGAGAGACCACGGTGGCCGACTGGGACCGGATCATGACGATCAACGTGCGCGGCAACTTCGTCTTCAGCCGGGCCGCCTACCGGCAGATGACCGCCGAGGGCGCCGGCGCGATCGTGCTGGTCGCGTCGTACACGGCGACCGTGGCCCTGCCCGAGGGATCCGCCTACAGCGCCTCCAAGGGCGCCCTGGCCCAGCTGATGAAGGTGCTGGCCATCGAGGGCGCGCCGGCCGGTGTCCGGGCCAACGCGGTGGCGCCGGGCGTCATCGACACCGGCTTCCTCAACGACATCCGTCCTGACGGACAGGAGTACCTGCGCACCTTCGGCGACTTCCACCCGCTCGGCCGCATCGCCCAGCCGGCCGAGGTGGCCGAGGCGATCCTGTTCCTGGCCTCCGACCGGGCCAGCTTCATCACCGGCGCCCTGCTGCCGGTCGACGGCGGTGTCACCGCCCGCTGA
- a CDS encoding AfsR/SARP family transcriptional regulator — protein sequence MEIRLLGPVEITNDDHKPVRLERSAQRGLLAALALQPGRLVSADTLIAALWDGDPPEKAQETLAHYARAVRAALLRAGAAPDVLTNRRLTGYELHVPPDDVDYHRFTALVRNATRESSAAAAVDLYTRAIALWRGDALADVGTDWAERSSHRMRQELTDASCALFRGQMAVGAHAAAAAGVTGLLAQVTPTDEIITIGLEALARAGRHSDIDAFLNDAAARMWRLAAARPGESVHRLAARLVTEPPSVPRPPEESHGEHKSDDSNNAQVRQTAVNCGTVHFAGRDQYVSFPWRH from the coding sequence ATGGAGATTCGGCTGCTCGGCCCGGTGGAGATCACGAACGACGACCACAAGCCGGTACGTCTGGAGCGTTCGGCACAGCGCGGGCTGCTGGCGGCGCTGGCGCTGCAACCCGGCCGGCTGGTGAGCGCGGACACGCTGATCGCCGCCCTGTGGGACGGTGATCCGCCGGAGAAGGCGCAGGAGACGCTGGCACACTACGCGCGGGCCGTGCGGGCCGCGTTGCTCCGCGCCGGTGCCGCACCCGACGTGCTGACGAATCGGCGGCTCACGGGGTACGAACTGCACGTACCGCCGGACGACGTGGACTATCACCGCTTCACCGCGCTGGTACGGAACGCCACCCGCGAGAGCTCCGCCGCGGCCGCCGTGGATCTCTACACGCGTGCGATCGCGCTGTGGCGGGGCGACGCGCTGGCCGACGTGGGCACGGACTGGGCCGAGCGCAGCTCGCACCGCATGCGGCAGGAGTTGACGGACGCGTCCTGCGCGCTCTTCCGCGGCCAGATGGCGGTGGGCGCGCACGCCGCCGCGGCGGCCGGCGTCACGGGGCTGCTGGCCCAGGTCACGCCCACCGACGAGATCATCACGATCGGCCTGGAGGCGCTGGCCCGCGCCGGCCGCCACTCGGACATCGACGCGTTCCTCAACGACGCCGCCGCACGCATGTGGCGACTCGCCGCGGCCCGTCCCGGCGAGTCGGTGCACCGTCTGGCCGCACGACTGGTGACCGAGCCGCCGAGCGTGCCACGACCGCCTGAGGAATCCCACGGTGAGCATAAATCCGACGACTCCAACAACGCGCAGGTGCGGCAGACAGCGGTCAACTGCGGCACCGTCCACTTTGCCGGCCGCGATCAATACGTTTCATTCCCTTGGCGCCATTAG